CAAGCCCGGAGTCAATCCCCCCCCCCCCCCTGAAGTTCTACAGGCATCCCGCCGCGCAAGTGCCGCTTGCTCCTGCGCCGACTTTCAAACCCCCGCCCCGCCTCCGCTACCGCGGCAAAAACAGGTACAACAACAGCCCCACGTTGAAGGCAATCACCGCCCCAATCACCCACCGCAACACCCGGCGGGCCCGCCGCGCTGCAGCCTCGGAATCTTCCTTAGGACAGCACATGGCCAGCACTCCCCGCGCCCGACAAATCAATCGGCTTCAACAACACCTGCCGCACCTCGCGAATCTCCCGCACCCCCGCATCCAGCACCGCTTGCAGCAGCGCGTGCGCGGCCGTCATCGCCTCCACCGACACCAGCCGGCTCTCCCGCAGCCGGAACTCCTCCCCATCATACAACATCTGATGTTCCTGGCGCCCATCGCTCTCCCAAAGCTGGCTCACCACCCGCCGCCCATGCCAGCCGCCCGCAAACTCGATGAACAACACCAAATTCATCCTGCGAAACAACACCGTCGGCACCTGGTTCTCGTCACAAATCTGCCGGCGGGCATCCTCCAGCGAATCCGCGTGCAAATTCGTGGCCAGCATGTGCCCGTGCCGCAGCAGCTCGAAGTACGCCCGCAACGGCTCCCCCCACAGATACGCAAAATAATGCCCCGTCCCAATCTCGTGGCAGATGTAACAACTCCGCCGCCGGTTGAACTTCGCCGCCCATTCAAGCGTGGGCAAACTGTCCGCCGCATGCAGCTCCACCCCCGGCGGCACAAAATTAAGCAGCGCCCCCATCACCGTCGTCTTCCCCGCCCCCCCGGGCAGCGCCCCCACCATGAACGACGCCCCCCGGCTGATCGCCGCCAGACAATACGCCGCCAGATCCGTGCTGAACGTCCCCGCCTCCAGCAAATCCACGATGGATAGCATCCGCCCCCCGCGCTGATTGCAGCGGTTGATCTCCCGGCAGTGTTGCTCCAGCGCGGCTTGCATGCGCCCTCCGCTCAGGCAAACACCACCCGCGTGGTGGGCGCCTCCGGATCCCACCCCCGCGTCGGTTTGCTCGTGATCGAACTCACTTCCTTGATGCTCACCTGCCGCCCCCGTGTCTTCGGCCCCTTCACGTCCACCTCCGCCGGATGGCACGTCTGCTGATTCACCTTCTGATACGGCGCCGGCTTGTACCGGATGTACAGCTCCGCCGGCGTGTCCGGCTCAAAAAACAAAATCCGCCCCTTCTCCGGCACGCATTGATAGTCCTTGTTCAAGATCATCCCGCCAAAGGTGAACCGCTTCAAATACGTCGCCTCCCGCGTCGTGTACGCCATCGTAAACACCCGCTCCCGCTCCGGCAGCCCCGCATACACCAAATCCGGCCCCACAAACAATTTCTCCGGCAGCTCGATCACCTTGTAATGGCCGTCCTTGAACACCAGCAGAATGCGGTCAAACCGCGTGCACTCCACTTTGAACTCCTCCCCCGCCACCTTGTACCCGATATACCCGCTCTCCCGGTCATACGCCACCTTGAACGCCTTGAACGCCGCCTCCCGCGTGTCCACCTCGTCAAACCGGCTGCTCCGCGTCAGCCGCGGATACTGCGGCCCATACTTCGCCAGCAGCCCCTCCAAATGCCCAATCGCATACTTCACCACATTCTTCAAATGCTTCTCCGTCTCCTTCAGCTCCCCCTTCAACCGCGCCATCTCCTGCCGGTGCTGCTCAATGTCAAACAGCGAAATCCGCCGGATGCGCACCCCCAGCAGCCGCTCAATGTCCGCCTCGCTCAACGGCCGCGCCAGCTCCGCCGCATACGGCTCAAACCCCTCCCGCACCGCCGCCTGCACCGCCTCCTGCGTCCGGCACTTCTCAATCCGCTTGTACAGCCGCTCCTCGATGAAAATCCGCTCCAGCGTGCGAAAATGCAGCTCCTCCTGCAGCCGCCCCCGCTTCAGCTCCAGCTCCCGCCGCAGAATCTCCACCAGTTGCGCCGTGTTCTCCCGCAGCACCTCGCTGGCCGTCATCTCCACCGGCCGATGCTCCTTGATCACAATGATCCGGCTGGCCAGCGTCACCTCGCAATCCGTGAACGCATACAACGCGTCCACCAGCTTCTCCGCCGTCACCCCCGGCGGGCACTTCACCTCAATCTCCACCTCCTCCGACGTGAAATCCGTCACCGACTTGACCTTGAGCTTCCCCTTCCGCGTCGCGTCCTCTATCGAGGCGATCAATGATTCCGTCGTCGTGCCGGGCGGTATCTCCTTGATCAACACCGTGGACTCGTCCTTCACCTTGATCTTCGCCCGCACCTTCACCGTCCCCTTCCCGTCCTGATAATCCCGCGCATCCATCAGCCCCCCCGTGGGAAAGTCCGGCACCACCTTGAAGGGCTGCTGCTTCAAGATCGCTATCTGCGCCTGCAACAGCTCCGGAAAATTGTGCGGCAAAATCCGCGCCGCCAAACCCACCGCAATCCCCTCCGCCCCCAGCATCAACGTCAGCGGCAGTTTGCTCGGCAGCGTCACCGGCTCCTGATTCCGCCCATCATAACTCGGCACCAGCTCGGTGATGTCATCATTAAACAGCTCCGTCCGCGCCAGCTCCGTCAACCGGCATTCAATGTACCGCGGCGCCGCCGCCGGATCCCCCGTGTACAAATTCCCAAAATTCCCCTGCCCCTCAATCAAATACCGCTTGTTCGCCAGCACCACCAGCGCCTCCCCAATCGCCGCATCCCCATGCGGATGAAACTTCATCGTGTCCCCCACCACATTCGCCACCTTGGTGAAGCGCCCGTCATCCGTCAAATGCATCGCCCACAATATCCGCCGCTGCACCGGCTTCAGCCCGTCCGCCACATGCGGAATCGCCCGATCCCGGATCACATACGACGCATACTGCAAAAAGCCCGTGTCCACCCGCCGATGCAACGCCAGCTCAATCCGCTTCGGATCAAACGCCCGATGCGCCACAGCCGCCGCCTCCCTCTCCGCCTGCACATGCGCATCCCCATTCCCATTGCCCGGTCCGTCCCCGTTGGCTTTGCCCTGGCCCTGGCCCCCATTGCCCCCGTTGCCCCCCGCCCCCACCGGCACCGCCACCGGCACCACATGCTCCCCAGCCTCCGCAGAAGCCGGCACTGCAATGCCCAAGTCCAACTGGTTGGGGTTACGTTTCTTCGATTCCGCCATATATGGTATCTGCACCCCACGGCGTCGCCGTGGCAGCATCCTGTTGTTTAATCCTCCTCCGCCATTTTGGCAATCGCAAACTCGCCGGCCTCTTCCGCCCATCCCCCCAGCCTCCGCACCCGCTTAAGCCCGCCCCCGCGGCACCTATCGGCCCCACCCCCCGCCCCTCATCCCGGCCCCGCCCGCAGGGCGTTCAACACCTCGAAATACTGCTGCAAATCCGCCACCAACACCGCCCCCGCCTGCTGCAACGCCTCCCGATACGCCGCCGCACTCCGCCCCCCGGCCAGCAACGTGACCCCCTCCGGCAGCGCCTTGCGCAACTGACTCAACTCCCCCGCCAGCGCCGGATCATCGGCCGGAAAAACAATGCTCAACGCCACCGTCCGCGCCCCGCTCCGCCGCGCCGCCCCCGCTATCTCCGCCGCCGGCAAACTCGCCCCCAAATACACCGCATTCCACCCCTGGCTGCGCGCCCCAAACGTCGCCAGCACCGCCCCCAGCTCATGCAGTTGCCCCGCCGGCGTCGCCGCCACCAACGCCGGCGCCCCCTGCACCGGAAATTGCCGCGCATGATGCAGCAAATACTCGCGAATCGTCGCCGTCGCAAAATGCTCCTCCGCCGCCGTCATCTGCCCCTGCGCCCATTCCTCCCCAATCCGTTGAGCCAGCGGCGCCACCACCTGAATCAACAAACCCTGGCTCCCCAGCTCCACGTGCAGTTGCTCCAGATGCTGCACCAAACCTGCTGCATCCAACGCCCGCACATGCCCCAGCAACCCCTCAATGGACACCCCCGGACCGTGCCACCCGTTGGGCGACACCCTCGCCGGCCCCCCCGCGGCGGCCGCCCGCCCAATCAGCTCCCGCAGCTCTTCATCCCGCAGCCGCGCAATCGCCCCTATGTTGTGCCCCTGCTCCGTGGCCTGGCGCAATAACGCCAGCCGCTGCAAATCCCGCTCGCAATAAAGACGCCGCTGTGTGTGGCTGCGCTGCGGTTGTACCGCGCCGTAGCGTTTCTCCCAAATGCGTATCACATGGGCGCTCAAGCCGGTCAACTTGGCCGCCATTTTAATGGTGTGGCAAGGTTGATCCATGCAAATTAAAACTTCCCAAGATAGCCAGTATCGCTTTTGTCGCAAATTAGAGTTTCTTTTGCATAAGCCGCGCTACATGAAATTTTTAAATATCTTAGACAAAAGATTGACAAGCACACATTTTTGTCGTATCAAGAGCAAGAAATGTTGAAACAATATTAACCATACCAGAGACAATACAGAGTATGCGCCCGAACAAAAACGTCTCCGTCAAAAAAACCGCCAAGCCCAATCGCAACCGGCGGTCCGCCCTCAAAAAATCCTCCTCCCGCTTCACCCTGCCCCAGGCCCAGCCCGCCCCGCAGGCCGCCCCGGGCAAGCTCGTGGAGCTGCAAACCGTCCCGCTTGATCCCCCCCGCCTGCCCGAGCCTCCCCAGGCCCTCGACCTCCCGCCGGTCAACTACCGCGACGAATACGAACCCACCGACAGCCTCAGCCTTTACATGCGCGAGGTGGGCGAAGTCCCCCTCCTGACCCCGGAGGAGGAAATCAAACTGGCCGCCCGCATCAAACGCGGCGACGCCAAAGCCCGCGAGCGCATGATCCGCGCCAACCTCCGCCTCGTCGTCAAAATTGCCCGCGAATACGAAGGCTACGGCCTCCCCCTCCTCGACCTCATCAACGAGGGCAACATCGGCCTCATGCGCGCCGTCGAAAAATTTGACCCCGCCAAGGGCGGCAAACTCTCCACCTACAGCTCCTGGTGGATCAAACAATCCATCCGCCGCGCCATCGCCAATCAGGCCAAAACCGTCCGCCTCCCCATCCACATGCTCGACAAAATTGCCAAGGTCCGCCGCACCGTCACGCGCCTGACCGAGGAGCTGGGCCAGGACCCCACCGACGAGGAAGTCGCCGAAGAGCTGGGCATCAGCGTCAAACGCGCCAACATGCTCCGCTCCGCCGGCGTCCGCACCTCCTCCATTGATGCCCCCATCGGCGACGACGACTCCAGCCGCATGGGCGACATCATCGCCGACGAACGCGCCGAAAATCCCTACGACATGCTCGAGCAGAAAACCATGCTCGACCTCCTCAGCGAACTCGTCGAACGCCTCCCCGAGCGCGAATACAACATCCTCCGCCTCCGCTTCGGCCTGGACGGCGGCCCCGAACGCTCCCTCGAGGAAATCGGCCGCGAATTCGGCGTCACCCGCGAGCGCATCCGCCAGCTCCAAAATCTCGCCCTCAACAAACTGCGCAAAATGATCGAAAGCCGCGAAGCCGTGCGCATCGCCGCCTGATCCGCTTTGCCGGACATGGCCCCGTGCCATGCCCGGGAGGAAAGGGGTTGGTTGGCGGGCCGGAGAACGGGGGTTCTCCGGCCCGTTTTTTTCCCCCCTCCCCTCCCGCCGCGGCATGCGCCCGGCCAATCCAGCATTGTTTGCCGCCCGCCATGCGCTAATATAAACGCCGTGAGAATCATCAGCGCGCTGCGGCTCATCGCCGGATTTCTGCTCGGCCTGACCCTCCCGGCCCCCGCCGGCTCACCCACCCTCCAACCCGTGGACCCCAGCCGCTGGCCCCACCTCTTCCGCTGGACCGATACCTGCAACGTCTATGTCCTCCGCGCCGGCGACGCCGCCCTCCTCATTGACCTCGGCGACGGCTCCGTCCTCGAACGCCTCCCCGACCTCGGCGTGCGGCGCGTCGAATGGGTCCTCTTCACCCATCACCACCGCGAGCAATGCCAGGGAGCCCCACGCCTCGCCGCCACCGCCGCCGAATTCGCCGCCCCCGCGGCCGAGCGCGACATCTTCGAGCAGCCGCTCAAATTCCGCAAACTCCACGTCCACCTCAACGACCCCTTCTCCGTCTATGGCGCCTCCTACGTCCGACCCCCCATCCAACCCATCCCCCTCGCCCTCACCTTCGAAACCAACGACCTCTTCCACTGGCGCGGCTTCGATTTCCGCTGCGTCGCCACCCCGGGCAACAGCCCCGGCAGCATGACCTACCTCCTCCGCCAGGGCGATCATTGGCTCGCCTTCAGCGGCGACCTCATGCTCGACGGCGCCCGCCTCCACACCTGGCACGACAGCGAATGGGACTACGGCTACGGCGCCGGCATCCGCGCCCTGCGCGACTCCGCCGCCCGCCTCGAAGCCCTCGCCCCCGCCTGCCTGCTCCCCGCCCACGGCCCCCTCATCCGCGACCCCCTCCCGCAACTGCGCGCCTTCCAATACAAATTGCAGCGCTTCGAAGCCCTCTACGTCCGCGGCTACGACATGCAGCGCGTGGCCACCCATCAGGACAAAATCAGCCGCCCCACCCCCATCCCCCACCTCGGCCAAATCTCCCCCCACCTCTTCAAATTCAATCTCCCCAATTTCTGGGGCAACTTCGGCCTCATCCTCGCCGACAGCGGCCGCGCCCTCGTCGTGGATTGCGGCCTCCTCGGCGAAGACCGGCTCGACGCCGCCCTCCACGGCCTCCGCCAGCACTACGGCCTCAAGGCCATTGACGCCGTCATCGTCACCCACATGCACGGCGATCACTTCCTCGAAGCCCCCCACCTCCGCCAGCGCTGGGGCGCCCAAATCTGGGCCCTCGACAACATGGTGGACAAAATGGAGCGCCCCGAGCGCTACCCCTACGCCGCCATGCTCCAGGCCTACGGCAAATCCGGCCCCGACGGCTCACCCCTCCGCCGCGTCAAGGTGGACCGCGCCTTCCGCCCCGGCGAAACCTTCTCCTGGGAAGGCTTCCGCTTCACCGTGGACTGGATGCCCGGCCAGACCGAGTTCGCCCTCTGCCTCCACGGCATCATTGACGGCCGCAAGGTGGCCTTCACCGGCGACAACCTCTTCGGCGACCCCCTCAACCCCGCCCACACCGCCCACGAAGCCGTCGTGGCCTTCAACAGCGCCATCCTCGAGGAAGGCTACATCTACGCCGGCGAATACCTCAAAAAACTGCAGCCCGACCTCATGCTGGGCGGCCACTCCTTCGTCATGGATCAACCCGCGGCCCTCATCGAGCGCTTCCGCCGCTGGGCCTACACCCTCCGCGACACCTACCAGGAATTGAGCGCCGAAAAAGACTACCGCTACATGTTCGACCCCTTCTGGGTGCGCGCCGAACCGTACCGCCTCTCCCTCCCCGCCGGCGGCGCAGCCCCCCTGCAACTCCACGTGCGCAACTTCCTGCGCGCCCCCCAGACGCATCGCATCGCAATTTGCACCCCCACCGGCCTGGCCGCCACACCCCCCGTCCTCACCGGCCGCCTCCCCGCCCAGGCCCGCCGCGCCTTCCCCATCCAGTTGCAGGCCGCCGCCCACCTCGCCCCGGGCGTCTATTTGGCCGCCTTCGATGTCACCCTGGACGGCCGCCGCTACGGCCAGCGCTTCGATGTCATCGTCGAGGTCACACCGGCCAGATAACCCCACGCCCCACCGCAGCCCCGCCCTCACGGCGCCTTCTCAAAACCCTCCTCCGGCGTCACCGCGTCCTTCAAAAATTTCTCAAAGCACTCCGGGCACACCCCGTGACTGAACGTGGCCTCCGAATGCCGCGCAATGTAACTCTCCACCTGCGTCCAGTAATTTTGATCATCGCGGATCTTCTTGCAGTAGCTGCATATCGGAATGATCCCCCGCAGTTGCTTGACCTCCTCCTGCGCCGCGTGGCATTCCCGCCGCGTGGCCGCCAGCTCGTTTTGCAGCAGCACCATCCGCACCCCCACATTGATCCGCGCCTGCAATTCCGCATGATTGAACGGTTTGACCACGTAATCATTGGCCCCGCTCTCCAGCCCCGCCACCACGTCCTCCGTCCGCCCCAACGTGGTCAGCAAAATAATGTACAGACTGCGCAACGCCGCATTCTGCCGCGCCATCCGGCAGAGCGTCGGCCCGTCCACCAGCGGCATCATCCAGTCCAATATCGCCAGTTGCGGCGCCCCCGGCTGCGCCAGCGCCTTCCACGCCTGCGCCCCGTCCGTCGTCGAGATGACCTCATGGCCCCATTTCTGCAGCAAAATGGTCAGCATCCGGTTGCTCGTCCGGTCATCCTCTGCCACCAAAATCTTCATGCATGGGCTTCCTTCCCGTTCAGGGCATGCCGCGCCTCCTCCATCTCCCGCAGCACCAGCTCATGCAGCGCGGCCGCCACCGGCAGATTCCCCTCCTTGCCCGCCTTCTCCAAATCCGCGCAACACGCCGCCAGCCGCCGCAACCCCAGGTTGGACGCCGCCCCCTTCAAGGCATGCGCCGCCGCCGCCAGCTCCCCGCCATTCCGCGCCTCCAGTCCCGCCTGCAGCCGCCCCAGATACTTCGGCGCATCCGTCAGAAACAGGCCAAACAGCTCCGCCACCGGATCCGGCATCTCCGGCGATTGCAACAGGCTCAGGTTGTTCACCGTCTCCGCATCCAGCAGCGGCAAATGCGCATACGGCGACACCCCAACCGCCGGCCTCGGCTCCACCGTCGCCGCCGGCGCCGCCGCCGGCGGCGGGCTGGCGGCCGCCCGCGTCATGGCCTCGGCCGCGCGCTGCAACGCCGCCTGCAGCGCCTGCACCTGCACCGGCTTGCTGATATAATCGTCCATCCCCGCCGCCAGGCATTTCTCCCGATCCCCCTGCAGGGCGTTGGCCGTCAGCGCGATGATGTAGGCCCGCCGCCGCTCCGGCCGCGCCCCCTCCTCCTGCCGGATGATGCGCGTCGCCTCGTAGCCGTCCATCTCCGGCATCTGGCAGTCCATCAGCACCACATCATACGGCACCGCCCGCAGCGCCTTGACCGCCTCCACCCCGTTGGCCACCGCATCGGCCACCTGCCCCATCTTCTGCAACTGCCGCACCGTCACCCGCTGATTCACAATGTTGTCCTCCGCCACCAGCACCCGCAGCCGCGGCAGCCCGGCGTGGCTCTCCACCCGCGGCAGCGCCACCGTGTGCTGCGGCCGCGCCCCGCCTCCCGCCAGCACCCGCACCAGACAATCATAAAGCCGCGATTGCTTCACCGGTTTCACCAGATAAGCGCTGATGCCCGCCTGGCTCAATGTCTCCGGCGTCAGCCGATGCCCCAGCGACGTCAGCATCACCAGCCGCGTCCCCGACAGCATCGGATCTGACTTGATCAGCCGCGCCAGCGTCAACCCGTCCATCCCCGGCATCTGCATGTCCAGCAGCGCGATGTCAAATGGCTGGCCCTTGTTGGCCGCCGCCCGCAGCGTGCTGATCGCCTCCACCCCGTCCCCCACGCATTGATCCTCCATCTGCCACGCCTCGCATTGATGGTGCAGCACCCGCCGGTTGGTGTCGCTGTCATCCACCACCAACACCCGCAATCCCGCCAGATTCGCCGCCTGATCCAGCGGCTCCGGCAGCCCCTGCCCAATCCCAAACCGGGCCGTGAACCAAAACTCGCTCCCCTTCCCCACCTGGCTGCTCAGCCCAATCTGGCCCCCCATCAACTCCACCAATTTCTTGCTGATCGCCAGCCCCAGCCCCGTCCCCCCGTACTTCCGCGTCACGCTCCCATCCGCCTGCGTGAACGCCTGGAACAACCGCTTCTGCGCCTCCGCCGGTATCCCAATCCCCGTATCCCGCACCAGAAACTTCAGCATGACCTCCTTCGGCCCGCGCTCCACCACCCCCACCTCCGCATACACCTCCCCCCGCTCGGTGAACTTCACCGCGTTGCCCAGCAAATTCGCCAGCACCTGCCGCAGCCGCCCCGGATCCCCGCGCAAACACGGCGGCACGTCCGGATGAATCCAGCACCCCAGCTCCAGCCCCTTCGCCCGCGCCCGCTCCGCCAGCAGCTCCACCGACCCCTCCACCGCCTCCGACACATCAAAGCTCACATTCTCAAACGTCAGCTTCCCCGCCTCAATCTTCGAAAAATCCAGAATGTCATTGATGATCGCCAGCAGCGCATCCGCGCTCGACCGGATCGTCTCCGCAAACTCCCGCTGCTCCTGCGTCAGCGGCGTGTCCAGCAACAATCCCGTCATCCCGATGATGCCATTCATCGGCGTCCGTATCTCATGGCTCATGTTCGCCAGAAATTCCGACTTCAACCGCGTGGACTCCAGCGCCGCATCCCGCGCCCGCTCCAGCTCCGCCTG
The sequence above is drawn from the Verrucomicrobiia bacterium genome and encodes:
- a CDS encoding DNA topoisomerase IV subunit A; this translates as MAESKKRNPNQLDLGIAVPASAEAGEHVVPVAVPVGAGGNGGNGGQGQGKANGDGPGNGNGDAHVQAEREAAAVAHRAFDPKRIELALHRRVDTGFLQYASYVIRDRAIPHVADGLKPVQRRILWAMHLTDDGRFTKVANVVGDTMKFHPHGDAAIGEALVVLANKRYLIEGQGNFGNLYTGDPAAAPRYIECRLTELARTELFNDDITELVPSYDGRNQEPVTLPSKLPLTLMLGAEGIAVGLAARILPHNFPELLQAQIAILKQQPFKVVPDFPTGGLMDARDYQDGKGTVKVRAKIKVKDESTVLIKEIPPGTTTESLIASIEDATRKGKLKVKSVTDFTSEEVEIEVKCPPGVTAEKLVDALYAFTDCEVTLASRIIVIKEHRPVEMTASEVLRENTAQLVEILRRELELKRGRLQEELHFRTLERIFIEERLYKRIEKCRTQEAVQAAVREGFEPYAAELARPLSEADIERLLGVRIRRISLFDIEQHRQEMARLKGELKETEKHLKNVVKYAIGHLEGLLAKYGPQYPRLTRSSRFDEVDTREAAFKAFKVAYDRESGYIGYKVAGEEFKVECTRFDRILLVFKDGHYKVIELPEKLFVGPDLVYAGLPERERVFTMAYTTREATYLKRFTFGGMILNKDYQCVPEKGRILFFEPDTPAELYIRYKPAPYQKVNQQTCHPAEVDVKGPKTRGRQVSIKEVSSITSKPTRGWDPEAPTTRVVFA
- a CDS encoding cobalamin B12-binding domain-containing protein, whose translation is MDQPCHTIKMAAKLTGLSAHVIRIWEKRYGAVQPQRSHTQRRLYCERDLQRLALLRQATEQGHNIGAIARLRDEELRELIGRAAAAGGPARVSPNGWHGPGVSIEGLLGHVRALDAAGLVQHLEQLHVELGSQGLLIQVVAPLAQRIGEEWAQGQMTAAEEHFATATIREYLLHHARQFPVQGAPALVAATPAGQLHELGAVLATFGARSQGWNAVYLGASLPAAEIAGAARRSGARTVALSIVFPADDPALAGELSQLRKALPEGVTLLAGGRSAAAYREALQQAGAVLVADLQQYFEVLNALRAGPG
- a CDS encoding RNA polymerase sigma factor RpoD/SigA, encoding MRPNKNVSVKKTAKPNRNRRSALKKSSSRFTLPQAQPAPQAAPGKLVELQTVPLDPPRLPEPPQALDLPPVNYRDEYEPTDSLSLYMREVGEVPLLTPEEEIKLAARIKRGDAKARERMIRANLRLVVKIAREYEGYGLPLLDLINEGNIGLMRAVEKFDPAKGGKLSTYSSWWIKQSIRRAIANQAKTVRLPIHMLDKIAKVRRTVTRLTEELGQDPTDEEVAEELGISVKRANMLRSAGVRTSSIDAPIGDDDSSRMGDIIADERAENPYDMLEQKTMLDLLSELVERLPEREYNILRLRFGLDGGPERSLEEIGREFGVTRERIRQLQNLALNKLRKMIESREAVRIAA
- a CDS encoding MBL fold metallo-hydrolase, producing MRIISALRLIAGFLLGLTLPAPAGSPTLQPVDPSRWPHLFRWTDTCNVYVLRAGDAALLIDLGDGSVLERLPDLGVRRVEWVLFTHHHREQCQGAPRLAATAAEFAAPAAERDIFEQPLKFRKLHVHLNDPFSVYGASYVRPPIQPIPLALTFETNDLFHWRGFDFRCVATPGNSPGSMTYLLRQGDHWLAFSGDLMLDGARLHTWHDSEWDYGYGAGIRALRDSAARLEALAPACLLPAHGPLIRDPLPQLRAFQYKLQRFEALYVRGYDMQRVATHQDKISRPTPIPHLGQISPHLFKFNLPNFWGNFGLILADSGRALVVDCGLLGEDRLDAALHGLRQHYGLKAIDAVIVTHMHGDHFLEAPHLRQRWGAQIWALDNMVDKMERPERYPYAAMLQAYGKSGPDGSPLRRVKVDRAFRPGETFSWEGFRFTVDWMPGQTEFALCLHGIIDGRKVAFTGDNLFGDPLNPAHTAHEAVVAFNSAILEEGYIYAGEYLKKLQPDLMLGGHSFVMDQPAALIERFRRWAYTLRDTYQELSAEKDYRYMFDPFWVRAEPYRLSLPAGGAAPLQLHVRNFLRAPQTHRIAICTPTGLAATPPVLTGRLPAQARRAFPIQLQAAAHLAPGVYLAAFDVTLDGRRYGQRFDVIVEVTPAR
- a CDS encoding response regulator transcription factor, whose protein sequence is MKILVAEDDRTSNRMLTILLQKWGHEVISTTDGAQAWKALAQPGAPQLAILDWMMPLVDGPTLCRMARQNAALRSLYIILLTTLGRTEDVVAGLESGANDYVVKPFNHAELQARINVGVRMVLLQNELAATRRECHAAQEEVKQLRGIIPICSYCKKIRDDQNYWTQVESYIARHSEATFSHGVCPECFEKFLKDAVTPEEGFEKAP
- a CDS encoding PAS domain-containing protein, with the translated sequence MSMSQVAEQKRLAALQEWAILDTQREAAFDDLAHLAAACAQAPIALISFLDATRAWCKAVVGTDIVEVPRHQSFTEMVVGADGPVVMEDVRTDPRGGERCRAWLEQEVCFLAGIPLRAAEGLAVGALIVADHQPRKLSAGQLQSLERLARQVMSQVGLRDSLQKLEKAWKERAETESRLAYERNLFETLLQNIPDCIYFKDLESRFVKCSQALADRFGFADPAGMVGKSDQDLFGPEHAVQAYEDEQRIIRTGQPLVGVTEKETYADGRVTWALTTKMPWRDESGRIIGTFGISKDITEFKVSEELLARLGQRHQLILNVVNEGIIGVDHEGRCIFANLAAARLFGRTPESMANQPLESFLVNASVILGGEHHGQEGESEFVCADGRIIPVEYTLLPLIEADTLTGSVLTFRDITARRKVEAQLAFEHDLLRALLDNIPDRIYFKDLQSRFLLCSKTVVSGLGIQSAEEAIGKTDFDFFTEEHARPAYEDEQEIIRTGRPIIGKVERETWVDGRETWALTTKVPLRNARGEIIGTLGVTKDITDLKRTQAELERARDAALESTRLKSEFLANMSHEIRTPMNGIIGMTGLLLDTPLTQEQREFAETIRSSADALLAIINDILDFSKIEAGKLTFENVSFDVSEAVEGSVELLAERARAKGLELGCWIHPDVPPCLRGDPGRLRQVLANLLGNAVKFTERGEVYAEVGVVERGPKEVMLKFLVRDTGIGIPAEAQKRLFQAFTQADGSVTRKYGGTGLGLAISKKLVELMGGQIGLSSQVGKGSEFWFTARFGIGQGLPEPLDQAANLAGLRVLVVDDSDTNRRVLHHQCEAWQMEDQCVGDGVEAISTLRAAANKGQPFDIALLDMQMPGMDGLTLARLIKSDPMLSGTRLVMLTSLGHRLTPETLSQAGISAYLVKPVKQSRLYDCLVRVLAGGGARPQHTVALPRVESHAGLPRLRVLVAEDNIVNQRVTVRQLQKMGQVADAVANGVEAVKALRAVPYDVVLMDCQMPEMDGYEATRIIRQEEGARPERRRAYIIALTANALQGDREKCLAAGMDDYISKPVQVQALQAALQRAAEAMTRAAASPPPAAAPAATVEPRPAVGVSPYAHLPLLDAETVNNLSLLQSPEMPDPVAELFGLFLTDAPKYLGRLQAGLEARNGGELAAAAHALKGAASNLGLRRLAACCADLEKAGKEGNLPVAAALHELVLREMEEARHALNGKEAHA